A single Rattus norvegicus strain BN/NHsdMcwi chromosome 5, GRCr8, whole genome shotgun sequence DNA region contains:
- the Fam110d gene encoding protein FAM110D isoform X1, with protein MLLASPTTPSRGRTPSAVERLEADKAKYVKTHQVIVRRQEPALRGGSGPLTPHPCNELGASASPRTPGPARRGSGRRQPRPDSLIFYRQKRDCKASVNKENAKGQGLVRRLFLGATRDAAPSSPAPTERPGAPAGWAGSPDTPEATGKRALCPTCSLPLSEKERFFNYCGLERALVEVLGAERFSPQSWGAEHSPQVATSPPPGSGDTSDWTSSDRDAGSPDCAGGGGGSEAAGSARDGRPTVSVVERNARVIQWLYGCQRARAPPRESEV; from the coding sequence ATGCTCTTGGCCTCACCCACTACACCATCGAGGGGACGAACCCCCAGCGCCGTGGAAAGACTGGAGGCTGACAAAGCCAAGTACGTCAAGACGCACCAAGTGATAGTGCGTCGTCAGGAGCCAGCCCTGCGCGGGGGATCAGGACCACTGACACCACACCCCTGCAATGAGCTGGGGGCCTCTGCCTCGCCCAGAACGCCTGGGCCTGCTCGCCGGGGTAGCGGCAGGCGACAGCCAAGACCCGACTCCCTTATCTTCTACCGCCAGAAGCGGGACTGCAAGGCTTCAGTGAACAAAGAGAACGCCAAGGGCCAGGGGCTAGTACGACGCCTCTTCCTGGGCGCTACCCGGGACGCAGCTCCGAGCAGCCCGGCCCCTACAGAGAGACCTGGGGCTCCCGCGGGGTGGGCTGGGTCCCCAGATACTCCGGAGGCGACAGGGAAGCGCGCATTGTGTCCCACATGCTCGCTGCCACTGTCAGAGAAGGAGCGATTCTTCAACTACTGCGGCTTGGAGCGCGCGCTGGTGGAGGTGCTGGGCGCTGAGCGCTTCTCTCCGCAGAGCTGGGGTGCAGAGCACAGCCCGCAGGTTGCAACGTCGCCGCCGCCAGGCTCCGGGGACACCAGCGATTGGACATCCAGCGACAGGGACGCGGGTAGCCCGGACTGTGCGGGCGGCGGCGGGGGCTCGGAGGCGGCGGGGTCGGCGCGGGACGGACGCCCCACGGTGTCGGTGGTGGAACGCAACGCGCGCGTCATCCAGTGGTTATATGGCTGCCAGCGCGCGCGCGCCCCGCCGCGCGAGTCCGAGGTGTGA
- the C5h1orf232 gene encoding uncharacterized protein C1orf232 homolog — MNQAFWKAYKSKVLQTLSGESEEDLAEERESPALVESETAEPTEEMFNPMSQLARRVQGVGVKGWLTMSSLFNKEDEDKLLPPEPCADHPLAAPPSTQATAPETEPRGPGFWNAFASRWQQQQQAAASMLRGVETTAEQNLESQDDKPAEEATECPETPEADPAAGFKWGFLTHKLAEMRVKAVPKGD; from the exons ATGAACCAAGCCTTCTGGAAAGCTTACAAGTCCAAAGTGCTACAGACTCTGAGTGGAGAATCTGAAGAGGACCTGGCAGAAGAG AGGGAGAGCCCAGCTTTGGTGGAGTCTGAGACGGCAGAACCCACGGAGGAGATGTTCAACCCCATGTCACAGCTGGCCCGCAGG GTTCAGGGGGTCGGGGTGAAAGGCTGGCTGACAATGTCGTCTCTGTTTAACAAAGAAGATGAGGACAAACTGCTGCCACCAGAGCCCTGTGCTGATCA CCCACTGGCTGCGCCCCCTTCCACCCAGGCGACCGCCCCCGAGACCGAGCCGCGCGGACCAGGATTCTGGAACGCGTTcgccagcaggtggcagcagcagcagcaggcggCGGCGTCCATGCTGCGCGGCGTGGAAACCACCGCGGAGCAGAACCTGGAGTCCCAGGACGACAAGCCTGCCGAGGAGGCCACCGAGTGCCCCGAGACACCGGAGGCGGATCCCGCGGCAGGCTTCAAGTGGGGTTTCCTCACCCACAAACTGGCAGAGATGAGGGTGAAGGCCGTGCCTAAGGGCGACTAG
- the Zfp593 gene encoding zinc finger protein 593 has protein sequence MGRSRRTGAHRAHSLARQMKAKKRRPDLDEIHRELRPQALPRPKRERDAEPDPDLPGGGLHRCLACARYFIDSANLKTHFRSKDHKKRLKQLSVEPYSQEEAERAAGMGSYVQPQRLGVPTEVSTEIPEMDTST, from the exons atGGGTCGCTCCCGGCGGACCGGCGCGCACCGAGCACATTCCTTAGCCCGCCAGATGAAGGCCAAGAAGCGGCGGCCGGACCTGGATGAGATCCATCGCGAGCTGAGGCCGCAGGCTCTCCCGCGTCCAAAGCGGGAGCGGGACGCAGAGCCGGATCCGGACCTGCCAGGGGGCGGCCTGCATCGCTGTCTGGCCTGCGC GAGGTACTTCATCGATTCTGCCAACCTGAAGACCCACTTCCGATCCAAAGACCACAAGAAAAG GCTGAAGCAGCTGAGTGTCGAACCCTACAGTCAGGAAGAGGCTGAGAGGGCCGCGGGCATGGGCTCATATGTGCAACCTCAGCGACTGGGCGTGCCCACAGAAGTGTCCACTGAGATCCCTGAGATGGACACGTCCACCTGA